The following nucleotide sequence is from Allocatelliglobosispora scoriae.
CGCTGGAGCACCTCGGGATGCGGGTCTACCCGGAGATGTTCTCGCTGGCCCAGGCCGGTCAGGCGCTGACACCCGAGGGCGAGTTCGTCGACTCGAAGCTGGCCGGCCGGTTCGACACGGCGATCGAGGGGTTCCTGGAGCTGGTCGAGGCGACCGTGCGCTACGCCGACCTCAAGCGGCGGACGAGCGGATAGCCGCCGCCGCGAGCCGCAGCCGCCGCACCGCGGGCACGGTGATCCGCTCGCTGAAGACGTCGTAATCCGCCGACTCGATCTCGTCCAGGATCGCGCCGTAGACGGCGTGCGCCACCCGCACGCACCGAGCCGACGCGGGCGGCAGGACGGCCACCCCGGCGGCGGCCAGCTCGTAGTGCTCGCGGGCGCGGCCCACCTCGTACCGGATGAGCTGCCGGACCGCCGGGGTGCGCGAGCGCAGCGTGGCCCGGCTGACCCCGAAGCGCGCGAGATCTTCGGCGGGGAGGTAGACGCGGCCGCGGTCGAGGTCCTCGCCCACGTCGCGCAGGAAGTTGGTGAGCTGGAAGGCGAGGCCGAGCTGCCGCGCGGGCTCGCGCGCCGCCGCCAGGTCCGTCGGCCGCAGGATCGGCAGCAGCAGCGTGCCGATCACGGCCGCGGATCCGTCCATGTAGCCGAGCAGATCACAATATGTCGGGTACGCCGTGACGGTCAGATCCATCGCCATGCTGCTCAGGAACAGGTCCAGGTCAGCGGGGTCCCACCGCAGCTCACGAGCGGTCTGCACGAAAGCGGGCAGCAGCGGGTGATCGGCGACGGCGGTGGGATCGGCGAGCCCGGCGTGCATCGCCTTGCCGAGTTCGGTGAGGGCGAGGGCCGGGTCGGCACCGGGGTGGTCGACGAGATCGTCGGCATGGCGGGTGAAGCCGTAGAGCGCGTGCACGTGCCACCGGTCGCGGCGCGGCAGCAGCTTGGTGGCGAGGTAGTAGCTGCGGCCGTGGATACGATGAAGCTCTCGGCAGCGGCGATAGGCAGCCGCGACGATCGCCTCCACGCGCTCCCCCTGCTCTGCCGTCCGTCTGTCGGATCAACGCCAGTAACCAGCCTACGCAGTGCCGTCGGGTCGGAAGTGCCCGCCCGACATGCGAAGATGCAAAACGTGCGAACCATATCCAATCCGACAAGTCGGGTGATCGTGGTGGGCGCGGGCCTGGGCGGACTCTCCTGCGCCCTCCACCTCGCCGGCGCCGGTCGCGAGGTGACCGTGCTCGAACGCCACAGCCAGCCCGGCGGCCGAGCGGGCCTGCTGGCGCTGGACGGGTACCGCTTCGACACCGGCCCCACCGTGCTCACCGCACCCGAGCTCATCGCCGAGCCGCTGCACGCGGTGGGCGAGGAGCTGCACGACTGGCTCGACCTCGTGCGGCTGGAACCGGCCTACCGGGCGCACTACCCCGACGGGTCGACGCTCGATGTCAGCGCCGACCGGCAGGCGATGTGGGACAACATCCGCACGGTCTGCGGCCGCCAGGAGGCCGACGGATATCTCCGCTTCGCCGACTGGGCGCAGCACCTCTGGCAGCTCGAACGCAAGGATTTCATCGACCGCAATCTCGACGGTCCGCGGGACCTGATGACGATGAACCTGCTGCGGCTGCTCGGCACCGGCGCGTTCCGCCCGCTGAGTCACAAGATCGGCGAGTTCTTCCGCGATGCCCGTACCCAGCGGATCTTCTCTTTTCAAGCGCTCTACGCGGGGCTCGCGCCGCGGGACGCCCTCGCGATCTACGCGGTGATCGCGTATCTCGACACCGTCGCCGGCGTCTTCCACCCGCGCGGCGGGATGCACCAGCTGCCGGTGGCGCTCGCCGGTGCGGCGGAGAAGCACGGCGTGACCTTCCGTTACGACACGACCGTGACCGCCGTGGAGACGCGCGGCGGCCGGGCGGTCGCGGTGCAGACGCTCGACGGCGAGCGGATCACCGCCGACGCGGTGGTGCTCAATCCCGACCTGCCCAGCGCCTATGACCTGCTGCCGGGGCCGCCACCGAAGCGCAAGCTCAAGGCATCCCCGAGCTGCGTCGTGATCCACCTCGGCTCGACCGCGACCTACTCCAAGATCGCTCATCACAACATTCACTTCGGGCAGGCCTGGGAACGGACGTTTGACGAGGTCATCGAGCGGGGCGAGCTGATGAGCGACCCGTCCCTGCTCGTCACCAACCCCAGCCGCACCGACCCGACGCTCGCTCCGGAGGGCAGGCAGAGCTACTACATCCTCGCGCCGGTCCCGAACCTGCGGGCAGCGCCGGTGACCTGGTCACCACAGCTGGGCCGCCGGTACGCCGGTGAGATTCTCGCCACACTCGAACATCGCGGATATCTAGATCTTGGAGCGTCGATCGACGTGTCACACGTGGTAACCCCGGCAGACTGGGCCCGACAAGGGCATCTGGCCGGATCCCCCTTCTCCGCCGCGCACACATTTCGGCAGACCGGGCCGTTCCGCCCGGGCAACACGCACCCTAATCTATCTAATGTGGTCTTTGTGGGCTCCGGCACGCAGCCGGGCGTGGGTGTGCCAATGGTGCTGATCTCGGGAAAACTCGCCGCGGCGAGGGTGACGGGATGAGTGCCGTCATCACGTCCCGCGAGACGCACCTCGTCGAGCTCGTCGACACCGAGGGGACCGCGATCGGCGAGCTCTCGGTCGCCGACGCGCACCAGAGCCCAGGGCGGCTCCACCGCGCATTCTCCGTGCTGCTGATGGACTCCCAGGGCAGGCTCCTGCTCCAGCAGCGCGCCACGGCCAAGACCCGTTTCCCTGGCCGCTGGGCCAACACCGCCTGCGGGCACCCCGCCCCCGGTGAGAAGCTCGTCACCGCAGCCGCGAGGCGTCTCGCCGAGGAGGTCGGCCTCACCGGTGTCGATCTCACCGAGGTCGGCGCCTTCACCTATCGCGCGGACGATCCGGCATCCGGCCGGGTCGAGCACGAGTACGACCACGTGCTGCTCGGCATCATCGAGCCGACGGCCTACCGGCCCAAGATCGATCCTGCCGAGGTCGCCGCCCTTCGATGGGTCGAGCCATCGACACTGTGGGTCGGTCTCAACGAGCACCCCGAGCAGTACGCGCCCTGGCTACCAGGCGTTACCCGCTTAGCACTGCCCTAATTCGCCCATCTGTGAAACGCTGGGGTTACATCTGGAGGCTCCGCTGACCCGGGGCCTCCACCTCGTTCGGCTCTCTCGGAGCGCAACCCCCACCTCAGAGGAGCACAGATGGCACGACGCAACCTCCTTGCCGTCCTGACGACCGCGGCCCTCGCCGGCTCCCTCCTGATCGCCGGCTGCGGCTCATCCGAGCCGACCGCCGCTCCAACCCCCACACCGTCTCCGTCGGCCTCTCCGTCGCCGTCAGCGGTGCCGTCGCCGTCGGTGAATCCGACGCCGTCGCCCACGAAGAAGCCGCCGAAGCCGCCGAACCCGGTGATCAGCAGAACCGGGTCGACGGGAGTGGCGCTCACCTTCGACGACGGGCCGCAGGGCGGTTGGACGCCCCGGATCCTCGACGAGCTCAAGGCGCGCGGGGTCAAGGCGACCTTCTGCGTGATCGGCTCCCAGGTCTCCGCGCACGCCGATCTGATCCGGCGCATCGTCAACGAGGGCCATACGCTCTGCAACCACAGCTGGAACCACGAGTTCGCTCTCGGCAAGTGGTCCGATGCGGCGATCAAGACCAACCTGCTCAAGACCGACAATGCGATCCACGCC
It contains:
- the idi gene encoding isopentenyl-diphosphate Delta-isomerase is translated as MTSRETHLVELVDTEGTAIGELSVADAHQSPGRLHRAFSVLLMDSQGRLLLQQRATAKTRFPGRWANTACGHPAPGEKLVTAAARRLAEEVGLTGVDLTEVGAFTYRADDPASGRVEHEYDHVLLGIIEPTAYRPKIDPAEVAALRWVEPSTLWVGLNEHPEQYAPWLPGVTRLALP
- the crtI gene encoding phytoene desaturase family protein, with product MRTISNPTSRVIVVGAGLGGLSCALHLAGAGREVTVLERHSQPGGRAGLLALDGYRFDTGPTVLTAPELIAEPLHAVGEELHDWLDLVRLEPAYRAHYPDGSTLDVSADRQAMWDNIRTVCGRQEADGYLRFADWAQHLWQLERKDFIDRNLDGPRDLMTMNLLRLLGTGAFRPLSHKIGEFFRDARTQRIFSFQALYAGLAPRDALAIYAVIAYLDTVAGVFHPRGGMHQLPVALAGAAEKHGVTFRYDTTVTAVETRGGRAVAVQTLDGERITADAVVLNPDLPSAYDLLPGPPPKRKLKASPSCVVIHLGSTATYSKIAHHNIHFGQAWERTFDEVIERGELMSDPSLLVTNPSRTDPTLAPEGRQSYYILAPVPNLRAAPVTWSPQLGRRYAGEILATLEHRGYLDLGASIDVSHVVTPADWARQGHLAGSPFSAAHTFRQTGPFRPGNTHPNLSNVVFVGSGTQPGVGVPMVLISGKLAAARVTG
- a CDS encoding polysaccharide deacetylase family protein — protein: MARRNLLAVLTTAALAGSLLIAGCGSSEPTAAPTPTPSPSASPSPSAVPSPSVNPTPSPTKKPPKPPNPVISRTGSTGVALTFDDGPQGGWTPRILDELKARGVKATFCVIGSQVSAHADLIRRIVNEGHTLCNHSWNHEFALGKWSDAAIKTNLLKTDNAIHAVVPGVPIPYFRQPGGNWTAAVSRVAKSLGKKSLGWSVDPWDWNKPGTSAIVKRVVNNTRSGSIVLLHDGGGDRAQTLAAIRQIIPMLLARKLKLIPMPAPQP
- a CDS encoding phytoene/squalene synthase family protein, with protein sequence MEAIVAAAYRRCRELHRIHGRSYYLATKLLPRRDRWHVHALYGFTRHADDLVDHPGADPALALTELGKAMHAGLADPTAVADHPLLPAFVQTARELRWDPADLDLFLSSMAMDLTVTAYPTYCDLLGYMDGSAAVIGTLLLPILRPTDLAAAREPARQLGLAFQLTNFLRDVGEDLDRGRVYLPAEDLARFGVSRATLRSRTPAVRQLIRYEVGRAREHYELAAAGVAVLPPASARCVRVAHAVYGAILDEIESADYDVFSERITVPAVRRLRLAAAAIRSSAA